In one Macaca nemestrina isolate mMacNem1 chromosome 2, mMacNem.hap1, whole genome shotgun sequence genomic region, the following are encoded:
- the LOC105470345 gene encoding beta-1,4-galactosyltransferase 4, whose protein sequence is MGFNLTFHLSYKLRLLLLLTLCLTVVGWATSNYFVGAIQEIPKAKELVANFHKALILGKGKTLTNEASTKKAELDNCPSVSPYLRGQSKLIFKPDLTLEEVQAENPKVSRGRYRPEECKALQRVAILIPHRNREKHLMYLLEHLHPFLQRQQLDYGIYVIHQAEGKKFNRAKLLNVGYLEALKEENWDCFIFHDVDLVPENDFNLYKCEEHPKHLVVGRNSTGYRLRYSGYFGGVTALSREQFFKVNGFSNNYWGWGGEDDDLRLRVELHRMKISRPLPEVGKYTMVFHTRDKGNEVNAERMKLLHQVSRVWRTDGLSSCSYKLVSVEHNPLYVNITVDFWSGA, encoded by the exons ATGGGCTTCAACCTGACTTTCCACCTTTCCTACAAATTACGATTACTGTTGCTTCTGACTTTGTGCCTTACGGTGGTTGGGTGGGCCACCAGTAACTACTTCGTGGGTGCCATTCAAGAGATTCCTAAAGCAAAGGAGCTTGTGGCTAATTTCCATAAGGCCCTCATTTTGGGGAAGGGAAAAACTCTGACTAATGAAGCATCCACGAAGAAAGCAGAACTTGACAACTGCCCTTCTGTATCTCCTTACCTCA GAGGCCAGAGCAAGCTCATTTTCAAACCAGATCTCACTTTGGAAGAGGTACAGGCAGAAAATCCCAAGGTGTCCAGAGGCCGGTATCGCCCTGAGGAATGTAAAGCTTTACAGAGGGTCGCCATCCTCATTCCCCACCGGAACAGAGAGAAACACCTGATGTACCTGCTGGAACATCTGCATCCCTTCCTGCAGAGGCAGCAGCTGGATTATGGCATCTACGTCATCCACCAG GCTGAAGGTAAAAAGTTTAATCGAGCCAAACTCTTGAATGTGGGCTATCTAGAAGCTCTCAAGGAAGAAAATTGGGACTGCTTTATATTCCATGACGTGGACCTGGTACCTGAGAATGACTTTAACCTTTACAAGTGTGAGGAGCATCCCAAGCATCTGGTGGTTGGCAGGAACAGCACTGGGTACAG GTTACGTTACAGTGGATATTTTGGGGGTGTTACTGCCCTAAGCAGAGAGCAATTTTTCAAGGTGAATGGATTCTCTAACaactactggggatggggaggcGAAGACGATGACCTCAGACTCAG GGTTGAGCTCCATAGAATGAAAATATCCCGGCCCCTGCCTGAAGTGGGTAAATATACAATGGTCTTCCACACCAGAGACAAAGGCAACGAGGTGAACGCAGAACG GATGAAGCTCTTACACCAAGTGTCACGAGTCTGGAGAACAGATGGGTTGAGTAGTTGTTCTTATAAATTAGTATCCGTGGAACACAATCCTTTGTATGTCAACATCACAGTGGATTTCTGGTCTGGTGCATGA